A window of the Ostrea edulis chromosome 1, xbOstEdul1.1, whole genome shotgun sequence genome harbors these coding sequences:
- the LOC130052026 gene encoding frizzled-7-like produces MNYIDASHIAGLRIVDDFTEFQPDLNTSSKKPMASSTTDRLLTFISAVCVLGMGTQVDQTHASCEAIRIPLCKNLPYNITIMPTILNHLNQEDAGLELSRFSSLAESQCSPYLRFFLCVIYAPVCTVLEEAIPPCRSLCTKARDGCESSMERLRMGWPARLACENFPPAGLCVGE; encoded by the exons ATGAATTATATAGATGCATCGCATATAGCTGGTTTGAGGATTGTAGATGACTTTACTGAATTTCAACCAGATTTGAATACATCATCGAAGAAACC AATGGCATCTTCAACAACTGATCGCCTACTGACATTTATTTCGGCGGTGTGTGTGCTGGGGATGGGAACACAAGTGGATCAGACCCACGCTTCATGCGAGGCGATTAGGATTCCTTTATGCAAAAACCTGCCATATAACATTACTATTATGCCGACTATTTTGAACCATCTTAATCAGGAAGATGCTGGATTAGAGTTGAGTAGGTTTTCATCACTTGCTGAATCCCAGTGCAGTCCTTATTTAAGATTTTTCCTCTGCGTAATTTATGCCCCAGTGTGCACAGTACTTGAGGAGGCCATACCGCCCTGTCGTTCTTTGTGTACTAAAGCCAGAGATGGATGCGAGTCATCAATGGAAAGACTGAGGATGGGATGGCCGGCCAGGTTAGCGTGTGAAAACTTCCCACCGGCAGGACTGTGTGTCGGAGAATAA